CGGCACGCTGCTGTACGCGATGCCGTTCCTCGCGCGCAGCGCGCTCGCTGATTTCCCGCTGTCCAACGGCGCGGTTCGCTCGGTCCGGCTGCCGGTCGACAAGCGCGGCGGCTCGGCGGCGCCGGCTGCCAACGAGCGCGCGGTGCCGGCGGCGCCCGCCTCGGGTGCTGCCGCCGCGAAGTAACGCGGTATCCCTCTCGGCGCGGCCGTCCGGCCGCGCCGGCCATGCCCTTCCGTCAGACCCCGATACCCAGCAGCGCCAGCGCGCCGAGCACGACGAACAGCACGGCCGCGATCGCGTGCACGAGCTTCGTCGGCAGGCGGTGCGCGAAGCGGTCGCCGAGCAGGATCGCGGGCACGTTCGCGAGCATCATCCCGAACGTCGTGCCGGCCACGACACCGATGTAGTCCTGGAAGCGCGCGGCGAGCGCGACGGTCGCGATCTGCGTCTTGTCGCCCATTTCCGCGAGGAAGAATGCGACGAGGGTCGCACCGAACACGCCCAGCCGCGAGCGGTTGGCATTGGCTTCGTCGGCATCGAGCTTGTCCGGCACGAGGATCCACAACCCCATCGCGATGAACGAGAATGCGAGCGCCCAGCGCATGATCGACGGCGTGACGAGCGCGCCGAGCCATTCGCCGAGCGCGCCGGCGAAACCGTGGTTCACGAGCGTCGCGACGAGCACGCCGAGAATGATCGGCACCGGCTTGCGATAGCGCGCGGCCAGTACGAGGGAAAGCAGTTGGGTCTTGTCGCCGATTTCAGCGAGGGCGACGGCGCCGGTGGAGATCAGGAAGGCTTGGGACACGTATGGGGTTCCACGGGCCGATGTTGTGCGTGCGAGCGACGATCCACCGCGCGCCGGGCCCTGATGCGGCGCGCTGTGAACCATCGGTCTCGCCAGGCCTAGGTGGCTGCGTCCGCCATGGCCGTATGGCCAAGTCTGTTGACGGACGCCTCCGTCACGATGCGCGCCGGGGGCGCGGGACATCGAGCGGAGCGGCTACTCCCCAATGAGCGGCGAATTCTAGCACGGCGCGTTACGCGCGGGAAAGCGGTTGGCGGGCGCTACGCCCCGAGTCGGGGCGGGATCGGCGCATGGCAAGCTCGGCGGCCCGGCGCGCGCGGCGGTGGATGCCCGCACGTGCCGGGGCGCACCCCGGCAGGTCGTTACGCGGCGGGGCGGGGTGCCGCGCCGCGCTCGTGGACGAGTTGGCCGGCCGCATAGGTGCGGTACACCGCGCGGTCGTCGCCGAGCAGCGCGAACGCGAACAGCAGTTCCTCGAGCGAATCCGCACGCTTCGTGCGGCGTGCGAGCAGCGGCGTGGCTTGCGGATCGAGCACGACGAAGTCGGCTTCGGTACGCGGTGCGAGCGTGCCGACCGTGTCGGCGAGGTCGAGCGCCTGCGCGGCGCCGGCCGTTGCGAGCCAGAACATCCGCGTCGCGGTCAGGTGGTGGCCCGACAGCCGCGCGACCTTGTGCGCTTCGTTCATCGTCTGCAGCATCGAGAACGACGTGCCGCCGCCGACGTCGGTCGCGAGCGTGACGGGCACGTCGTATTCGCCGGCCTTGTCGAAATCGAACAGCCCGCTGCCGAGGAAGAAGTTCGACGTCGGGCAGTGCGCGACGACGGTTCGCGTCTCGGCCATCCGGCGGCGGTCCTCGTCGTCGAGGTGGATGCAGTGGCCGTACACCGCGCGCGGGCGCAGCAGCCCGTAGCGGTCGTAGATGTCGAGATAGCTGCGATGGCCGGGGAACAGCTCGCCCACCCATTTCACCTCGTCGACGTTTTCCGCGACGTGGCTCTGCACGAACACGTCCGGATGGCGGCGTGCGAGTTCGCCGCACGCCTCGAGCTGCGCCTCGGTCGACGTCGGCGCGAAGCGCGGCGTGAGCGCGTACATCTGGCGCCCCTTGCCGTGCCAGCGGTCGATCAGCTCGGCGCTGTCGTCATAGCCTGATTGCGCGGTATCGCGCAGGAACTCGGGGCAGTTGCGGTCCATCAGCACCTTGCCCGCGATCATCCGCAGGTCGCGCGCGTCGCTCGCCGCGAACAGCGCATCGGCCGACTGCTTGTGCACCGTGCAGTAGACGAGCGCGCTCGTCGTGCCGCAGGCGAGCAGTTCGTCGACGAAGAAGTCGGCGACTTCGCGCGCGTGCTCGGGATCGCCGAACTGGCGCTCGGTCGGGAACGTGTACTTGTCCAGCCACGGCAGCAGGCCCGGTGCCGGCGACGCGATCATGTCCGTCTGCGGATAGTGGATGTGCGTGTCGATGAAGCCGGGCACGATCAGCTTGTCGCGCAGCTCATGGACGATCGCGTCGCGCGCGAGCGTCGCGGCGAGCTGCGCGTACGGGCCGGCCGCGACGACCTTGCCGTCGTCGACGATCAGGAGGCCGTCGGTCTCGTAGATCGCGGCCTGGCTCGATTGCGCCGGGTCGCCGTTGAAGGTCAGTAACTGGGAACGGAAAGCGGTTTGCGTCATGACGAATGATCCTGCATCAAGGTAAGGCGAACAGAAGAAAACGGGCGACGCCGCACGGCGGCAAGACAGCGCCTGGCGAGCGGGTGCGGCACGCTGCGTGCGGCACGACCGGATGCGATTGCGCGGGCGAACGTGGCGGCCGAAGCCGCCCGCGAGTGGTTGCCGGCGGGCCTCGCAGCCGTTGCGCTCACGACCGATGCGGCCTTGAGCGAAACGGCAAATCGCGACGGCAGGCACGCGCGAGCGACGACGAACAGCGCCGTCGCCGCGCGCTCACGCACGCGATAGTCCCGGCGCAAGGCCGGGCCGGTGGTCGCGAAGCGGATGCCGTTGCCGTGTTTCATCTGTCCAGCGTTCCTCGATGCCGGCCGTCACGCGGCCTGCCAGTACGCGTCTAGGCGCGCGTACAGTGCGTCGCGCTGCGCCGGTTCGATGAACGACGCCTCGAAGCCGTTGCGGATCACCGCATGGACTTCGGCATCCGTGAGTTGCAGCCCTTCGGCCGTCGCGAAGTAGTTTTCATTGACGTAGCCGCCGAAATAGGCCGGATCGTCGGAGTTGATCGTCACCGCGACGCCGCGATCGAGCAGCGCTTTCAGCGTGTGCTTCGCCATGTCGTCGAACACGCACAGCTTCAGGTTCGACAGCGGGCAGACGGTGAGCGCCGTGCGGGTTTTCGCGAGGCGCTCGACGAGCGCCTCGTCCTCGATGCTGCGCACGCCGTGGTCGATCCTGTCGACCTTCAGCACGTCGAGCGCTTCGTAGATGTAAGCGGGCGGGCCTTCCTCGCCCGCGTGCGCGACGAGCTTCAGCCCGAGCGCGCGCGCCTTCTCGAACACGCGTGCGAACTTCGTCGGCGGATGGCCGAGCTCGGACGAGTCGAGGCCGACGCCGATCAGGCGATGGCGATAGCGCTCGAACAGCGGCAGCGCGGATTCGAACGTCGCGAGCGCGTCCTCTTCGGACAGATGACGCAGGAAGCACAGGATCAGCTTGCTCGACAGCCCGCGTTGTTCGGCATCGGCGAGTGCCCGCTCGATACCCGCGACCACCGTCTCGATCGATACGCCGCGCTCGGTGTGCGTTTGCGGATCGAAGAACAGCTCGGTGTGGACGACGTTGTCGGCGAGCGCGCGTTCGCAATACGCGGCCGTCATGTCGTAGAAATCCTGCTCGGTCAGCAGCACGCTCGCGCCGGCGTAATAGATGTCGAGGAACGACTGCAGGTCGGTGAACGCGTACGCGGCGCGTAGCGCGTCGATCGAGTCGTACGCGAGCTTCACGCCGTTGCGCTGCGCCAGCGCGAAAATCAGTTCGGGCTCGAGCGAGCCTTCGATATGGATGTGCAGCTCCGCTTTCGGCGCGCGGGCAATCTTGTCCTTGAATGTCGGGGTCATGGCGTCGTTCTTGGTCGGTCAGTAGGTAGGGGAAGCCTGCGTGGACGCGTTCGCATTCGCGTTGGCCTCGACGGCCTGCAGCAATTGCGCAGCCACCGAGATCGCGATCACTTCGGGTGCCTTGTCGATGATGCCCTCGACACCGATCGGGCAGCGCATCCGTGCCACCTGGGCCGGGTCGATGCCGATCGCGGCGAGGCGATGATCGAACTGCACGCGTTTCGTGTGCGATCCGGTCATCCCGAAGTACGCGTAGTCGCCGCGCCGCAAAATACGCTCGGCCAGCACGAAATCGAGTGCGTGGTCGTGCGTCATCACGACGAAGTATGACTGCGGCGGTGCGGCGTCGACCGCGTCGGCCGGGGCAGCGGCCGCTTCGATCGCGAGGTTGCCGATGCCGGCGAGCGCGTCGGCCGGCGGGAACACCGCATCGGGCCCGTCGATCCAGCGCACGTGGCACGGCAGCGTCGCCAGCACCTTCACGAGCGCGGTGCCGATGTGCCCGGCGCCGAACAGCACGACGGGGAACGCATACGGCGCGATCGTTTCGGTCATCAGCGACACGCCGCCGGTTTCCCACAGCAGGCAGTCGGCACGCGCGGCTTCCGATTCGGGCTCGCTCAACAGCGGCGCGCCCGGTGAGGGGCCGAATGATACGCTACGCACGGTCGCGGCGCCGGCCGCGACACGCTTCGCGAGCGACATGATCCAGCCGAGATCGCCCACATCGAGCCGCTCGAACGCGAGCACCACGGCGCCGCCGCAGCACTGGCCGAGACTCGGGCCGAGCGCGAGCCGTTCGAGCCGGCGCGCGTGCGGCACGTGCGCGCCATCCTTGAGCAGATGCCGCGCGATCTCGATCGCCTTCCATTCCAGATGACCGCCGCCGATCGTATGGCGGGCCATGTCGCGCGTGACGAGCATCTTGGTGCCGGCTTCGCGCGGCGCGGAGCCGTCGGTGTGCGCGACCGTCACGAGCACGGCCGCTTCGCCATGTGCGAGCAGTTGCTGCAGATCGCCGAGCCAGGCTTCCATCAGCACGCTCCGTTCGGGGCGACGCGGCAC
This region of Burkholderia contaminans genomic DNA includes:
- the guaD gene encoding guanine deaminase, which produces MTQTAFRSQLLTFNGDPAQSSQAAIYETDGLLIVDDGKVVAAGPYAQLAATLARDAIVHELRDKLIVPGFIDTHIHYPQTDMIASPAPGLLPWLDKYTFPTERQFGDPEHAREVADFFVDELLACGTTSALVYCTVHKQSADALFAASDARDLRMIAGKVLMDRNCPEFLRDTAQSGYDDSAELIDRWHGKGRQMYALTPRFAPTSTEAQLEACGELARRHPDVFVQSHVAENVDEVKWVGELFPGHRSYLDIYDRYGLLRPRAVYGHCIHLDDEDRRRMAETRTVVAHCPTSNFFLGSGLFDFDKAGEYDVPVTLATDVGGGTSFSMLQTMNEAHKVARLSGHHLTATRMFWLATAGAAQALDLADTVGTLAPRTEADFVVLDPQATPLLARRTKRADSLEELLFAFALLGDDRAVYRTYAAGQLVHERGAAPRPAA
- a CDS encoding adenosine deaminase, encoding MTPTFKDKIARAPKAELHIHIEGSLEPELIFALAQRNGVKLAYDSIDALRAAYAFTDLQSFLDIYYAGASVLLTEQDFYDMTAAYCERALADNVVHTELFFDPQTHTERGVSIETVVAGIERALADAEQRGLSSKLILCFLRHLSEEDALATFESALPLFERYRHRLIGVGLDSSELGHPPTKFARVFEKARALGLKLVAHAGEEGPPAYIYEALDVLKVDRIDHGVRSIEDEALVERLAKTRTALTVCPLSNLKLCVFDDMAKHTLKALLDRGVAVTINSDDPAYFGGYVNENYFATAEGLQLTDAEVHAVIRNGFEASFIEPAQRDALYARLDAYWQAA
- the xdhC gene encoding xanthine dehydrogenase accessory protein XdhC, translating into MEAWLGDLQQLLAHGEAAVLVTVAHTDGSAPREAGTKMLVTRDMARHTIGGGHLEWKAIEIARHLLKDGAHVPHARRLERLALGPSLGQCCGGAVVLAFERLDVGDLGWIMSLAKRVAAGAATVRSVSFGPSPGAPLLSEPESEAARADCLLWETGGVSLMTETIAPYAFPVVLFGAGHIGTALVKVLATLPCHVRWIDGPDAVFPPADALAGIGNLAIEAAAAPADAVDAAPPQSYFVVMTHDHALDFVLAERILRRGDYAYFGMTGSHTKRVQFDHRLAAIGIDPAQVARMRCPIGVEGIIDKAPEVIAISVAAQLLQAVEANANANASTQASPTY
- a CDS encoding TMEM165/GDT1 family protein codes for the protein MSQAFLISTGAVALAEIGDKTQLLSLVLAARYRKPVPIILGVLVATLVNHGFAGALGEWLGALVTPSIMRWALAFSFIAMGLWILVPDKLDADEANANRSRLGVFGATLVAFFLAEMGDKTQIATVALAARFQDYIGVVAGTTFGMMLANVPAILLGDRFAHRLPTKLVHAIAAVLFVVLGALALLGIGV